The Haliaeetus albicilla chromosome 4, bHalAlb1.1, whole genome shotgun sequence genomic sequence TGGTTTAATTCTGCCATGGTATTATTTCTGTGAACTAGTCATGAATTTCTGGCATGCACTTTCAGATTTTGGTGGAAACATCAACGTGGAGACCATCACCGCTTTCATCGATGGAGGCGGCAGCGTCCTCGTTGCCGCCAGCTCAGACATCGGTAAGTACAAACACTTGTCAGAGCAAATTGGCGTGTTTCAGCCACTTCTTGTGGCTGAAACCTTGTAGGCAGCACCTACACTGCTTACACTCTGCAATGAGCAAATAGTTTATTCGTCCTTCTCTGAGTTCCTGCAACAAAACTGGTGAGAAAACGCAGTTTCTCATTGGGAACTTCAAAGTTTGTACTGTAAGGAAATGGGTGGTAAATAACGTTTATTGACATTTTGAATAGGAATTTAGCTGGGGGAGGTTGTGTTGCTCCTCGGGCTTTGGCTCGTGGAGTGCCAAACACGTGACTCTAAGCtgaactttttattttgggTGCTGAGACTGGCATTGTGTCCTGAATGCACCGTGTAACCGAGAATCCGTTTTGTCTTCCAGGCGACCCGCTGCGAGAGCTGGGCAGTGAGTGCGGGATTGAGTTTGATGAGGAAAGGACAGCTGTCATCGACCATCACAACTACGATATATCCGACCCCGGCCAGGTAAATGGATCTATCGGCACGTTTTGGGTTTTATTAATGTGTACTTAGGTGTAAAGGTTTGGATGTGAATCTTCTGtccttgttttcccttttttcctccatccaTTCTCTGTTTTCTCAGCTTCTTCCCAAGAAAGTCAAAAATAGTTCTGCTTGATAGTGTGACATAACACTGCAAAGCTCTGCGTGTTTGGGGTCTCTGCCCTCAAATCCATCTTTCTGAATTTCCTGGGTTTGATCTTTCCACCGCCCTGAGTAGTTTCAGATTGCCACTGTGTCTCCAGCAGTCACACCACAATTAATGGTGGCTTTGAACCACGCCAAAGCGTGTTGTGTGTGTCGGAATTTTGCCGGCAGGTGAAGCCCGTCAGGCACTGAGTGCGATGCTTTGGATGTGGGAAGGGAGATTTTCAGTCCCAGAGATCAGTACAGAAATGTACatgtttctatgattttttttttccccccctagtTTCACCCCGTACTTTAGAATAAAAACCTATATTAAGGTCTGAACTAAATCCGTTCTGCTAAATTTTATTGAAACTAAACCGTTGAAGTAGTACATGGACATTGTCCTAGTTTAAGGATGAGAGTTGCTAAATATGGGACAGTAAAATACTGTAGGTATTGCTATCTTTATCAAAAGGTGGTTTACATTTCCTTATGTATCACTGTTAATTTAATTTGATCATaattacacaaaaaaaatgctgttttttttcttttttaattgaataGTAACATTCATCCGACAGCTGCTCAGTTCTAATCGTCTGTAAAAACAAAGTTAACTTTCAGATAACAAGAGAAGCTGTTACTTGCCGATAGAACCTAACAAACATCAACCCACCTGCCCCTACAGCGCGTTCACGCccatttctgtcctttctccCAGCACACGCTCATAGTTGCAGATGCTGAAAATCTCCTGAAGGCCCCCACCATTGTGGGGAAAGCGGCACTGAACCCCATCCTTTTCCGAGGAGTTGGGTAAGTGACCTGCAGCGCGGCATGGGAAGGGGGGTGAGGTAGCTGTTGTTGGGGAAGCGGAGCAAAAATACTGGTGGTGCTGTGAGGTAAGCATAGGGTTAGGGGCTGTGACTCTTAATGTGAGCAATGTCTCTTGATTTCagataacaataaaaagaaaaatcttcaaagCAGCTTAGTTGTTGACTTAGGAATGATTCTTAACATAAATTAGTGAAGCTTGACTTTTTATCTTGAGGAAATACTTCATTTCTTGGTGTGTGCAAGCTCTGCGGTTGTCTTGCCACATCCAAAGAGTGAGGAGGTTCCTGCGTGTTCCTCTGGGTGTGGGGGGACCTGGGGGTCTTTGTGCTGCTCACTGTGCCTCTCCCTGCAAGGATGGTGGCTGATCCTGACAACCCACTGGTGCTGGATATCCTGACTGGTTCTTCTACCTCTTACTCCTTCTTCCCAGATAAGCCTATTACTCAGGTATGGTCCATTACTTGTTCTTCTCTTTTGGGCTACACTACTACAATGAAGTCCCTCAAATATCGGCACCTTGCGGGGAACAAAAGCTGGAGTGTTTAATCTGGTGGATTTTGAAAGGGTCAGGCTGTCGCCTGCTTTCTGACATTGCCCTGGGAATCCTCCTCTTTGCTTTTCGTTGGTGAGAAAACGTCCAGTGTGAGGGATGCTTTGGAAGAAAGGTCAGCCTAGATCAAAGCATATCTCCTGGTTTCATTCCCGTCGGAGAGGGCAGAAGCCGTGAATCCTGTTACTGGTTATTCTGAGCTTCTTGGCTTCTACTTAATGGCAGGCTGTGCTGGCTACAGTCAGACTGTTCCACCCCTCAGCAAACCAGATGTTAACTCTTCTTTAGTCATCCCTAAATGGGTTAAACGCTCTTCTAAATGCGTTCCTTTTCAGTACCCGCATGCGGTCGGGAAGAACACCCTGCTGATCGCGGGACTCCAAGCCCGGAACAACGCCCGTGTTGTTTTCAGTGGCTCCTTGGATTTCTTTAGCGATGCCTTCTTCAATTCCGCTGTGCAGAAAGCTGCCCCTGGCTCCAAGAGGTACGTTGGCTTCCTGGCATTCCTGGCTGAGGAATATGTGGGGAGCTGTTTGGTCAAGAAAGTCCTGGGAAACAGGCAACAAATACCCATGTTACGGGAAACGGGAGAAAGCTTGAATTAAATTGTGGGTGATGCATTCCTTTGGCCTTGTGGAGCAAAGCGCTTTGGGAAGCAATTCCCTCCTTTAACCCCAGTTAGCTCTTTGTTGCTTTCACATCTATTAACGGTTTGGGTTTTGGCATGTGGTGTCTTTTTTTGGCATGGCCGCCATGCTTTCTCAGCCTTCCTTTGTCTGTAGGTACTCGCAGACGGGTAATTACGAGCTGGCTGTTGCCTTGTCCCGCTGGGTGTTCAAGGAGGAGGGAGTGCTGCGCGTTGGTGCGGTGTCCCACCACCGCGTGGGGGAACTTGCGCCTCCCCACGCCTACACTGTCACCGATCTCGTGGTAAGGCTGCCTGCTTGGGGCCTGcggtgcaggcaggaggggacgtGGGAGCTGAAAAAGGAACTTGGGGAAAATTTGAACTGGGTACGGGTCGACGTTCATTTTCAGGTATCACTCATTAACTTCACACGTTGTGGGTTCGTTCCAGGAGTACAGCATCGTAATCGAAAAGCTTTCTGATGGCAAGTGGGTCCCCTTCGACGGAGACGATATTCAGCTGGAGTTCGTCCGCATCGATCCCTTTGTGCGGACCTTCCTGAAGAGGAACGGTGGGTTTCCCTTGCCACCCTGGCACCACGTTGGGCGGGTGTTTTTGCCGCTCAGCCTGGCAGCGTTGTTGCGAACGTCACCGCCATCTCTTTTCTCAGGTGGCAAATACAGCGTGCGGTTCAAGCTGCCGGACGTCTACGGAGTGTTTCAGTTTAAAGTGGATTACAACCGGTTGGGTTATACCCACCTCTACTCCTCCACCCAGGTAAGCGCAGTGGGAATTAATCGCCGGAGAGGGAAGGGTGCCGGGGCTGCCAGACTCACAGGGCCGCTCTCTCCCCTCCAAGGTGTCTGTCCGTCCTCTCCAGCACACGCAGTATGAACGTTTCATCCCCTCGGCGTACCCATACTACGCCGGCGCCTTCTCCATGATGGTTGGCCTCTTCATGTTCAGCATCGTCTTCCTGCAcatgaaggagaaggagaaatcCGACTGAGCTCCCTGTGGGAGGAAGAGCCTTTTCCCCAGCGccaggcagggatgggcagTGCTCGGGACCCTTGTTGGTAACCATGCGAGAACTGGTAGGTGCCAGACACGCTGTGGATTTGCGTTtggtcttttttatttttacacgTGGAAGAGGGAttaataggaaagaaaatgaaattttggggGGAAATCTGTTGCCGAAGTGTCTGCAGAGCCGGAACCGTGACACCTCTGGTGTTTTCCCTTGACAAGTTCGCCATGTTTGTTTCCCCCCACGGTGGAATGATTTCGATTTGAGATGaattccattttcaaaataaagtctCGTTCCTCTCGCCCTGGGTTGAAAGAAGTGAATTCACCGCGTGGGGCTTTAACCCGCGTCCCTGGACTCACAGGTGGCACCTGAGGGACGTGTCCCCGCATCTCCCTCGCCAGCTCGGGCTGTTCTGTGGGGTGGGCTGCGAGGGAATGGTCGGACGGTGCCGAGAGACAAAAGGGGGGAGTCTGGGCCGTGCGGAGGGGCTTGGGGCGCCCCAAAAAGCACACCGAGGAGTCCGGGATGTCTCCAAAGGCACACTGAGGAAGTCGGGGCACCCTAAAAGCCACCCTGTGCCCCAAAATGCAAACGGGTGGGTGCAGGGACACCCCTAAGGACTCACCGAGGGCCTTGGAGCACCCCAAAATGCACACGGAGGGGtctggggaggaaaaagcagccAGAAGATGTGATCCCAAGAAAACCAGGGCGCAGCGGAGGAGCCGAAGGGGTGGGGGACAGAGCGAGCAGTTTTTGGGGTGCGCCAGGGCTGTTTTGGGGTGGAAGAGGGGGAAATGGCCCTGGGCTTTCCTCCGTCCCTGCCATGCTGCAGGGCGAGGGGCGCTAGCAGCCAGCGATGAATACAAGGGATGAATAagggggtgggggcgggggtgTGTGTCAACATTTGGGGTGCgga encodes the following:
- the DDOST gene encoding dolichyl-diphosphooligosaccharide--protein glycosyltransferase 48 kDa subunit, which translates into the protein MAAAAVRLWWLLAVAAAGAEGGARTLVLLENGNLRDTHSLFFRSLADRGFDLTFRTADDAGLSLIKYGEFLYDNLIIFSPSIEDFGGNINVETITAFIDGGGSVLVAASSDIGDPLRELGSECGIEFDEERTAVIDHHNYDISDPGQHTLIVADAENLLKAPTIVGKAALNPILFRGVGMVADPDNPLVLDILTGSSTSYSFFPDKPITQYPHAVGKNTLLIAGLQARNNARVVFSGSLDFFSDAFFNSAVQKAAPGSKRYSQTGNYELAVALSRWVFKEEGVLRVGAVSHHRVGELAPPHAYTVTDLVEYSIVIEKLSDGKWVPFDGDDIQLEFVRIDPFVRTFLKRNGGKYSVRFKLPDVYGVFQFKVDYNRLGYTHLYSSTQVSVRPLQHTQYERFIPSAYPYYAGAFSMMVGLFMFSIVFLHMKEKEKSD